The following proteins are co-located in the Castanea sativa cultivar Marrone di Chiusa Pesio chromosome 8, ASM4071231v1 genome:
- the LOC142605889 gene encoding uncharacterized protein LOC142605889, whose product MLAALNPFISKFADRCRPFYQLLKKWKGFQWDEECEKAFQDLKDYLRQAPTLTAPEPGEDLYMYLSVFEHVVSVVLLKDNGLQLPAYYVSKTLVDAESRYRPRNSVKGQVLADFIAEFSPKGTKTVCLVGTNPWKVFVDGTSNAAGAGAGIVVITPKGIRLGHSFRLGFRASNNEAKYEALLAGLRVISDLGAREVEIYSDSRLVINQVLGSFEAKDPRIVEYLRVAKQTMGYFPSVKVEQVARGQNHHADSLATLASSIANMIPRLIRVELVNEQASV is encoded by the exons ATGTTGGCTGCCCTCAACCCGTTTATTTCCAAGTTCGCTGATCGGTGCCGACCATTCTATCAACTTTTGAAGAAATGGAAGGGGTTCCAATGGGACGAAGAGTGtgaaaaggccttccaagacctaaAGGACTATCTTAGGCAGGCACCAACGTTGACGGCTCCGGAGCCCGGGGAAGATTTGTATATGTATCTCTCGGTATTCGAGCATGTTGTGAGCGTAGTGTTGCTAAAGGACAATGGCTTACAGCTACCTGCTTACTATGTAAGCAAGACGCTCGTTGACGCCGAGTCGAG ATATAGACCAAGGAACTCAGTGAAGGGTCAAGTGCTCGCAGACTTCATTGCCGAGTTTTCGCCGAAAGGTACGAAAACGGTTTGCCTTGTTGGAACCAACCCATGGAAGGTATTTGTGGACGGCACTTCCAATGCAGCAGGAGCAGGAGCTGGGATTGTGGTCATTACACCGAAAGGAATAAGACTAGGGCATTCATTTAGGTTAGGCTTTAGAGCCTCCAATAATGAGGCCAAGTATGAGGCTCTACTGGCCGGACTGAGAGTCATCTCGGACTTGGGAGCTAGGGAGGTGGAAATATACTCGGATTCTCGGTTGGTGATTAACCAAGTACTGGGGAGTTTCGAGGCCAAGGATCCCCGGATAGTTGAATATTTACGGGTAGCGAAACAGACTATGGGCTATTTCCCTAGTGTGAAAGTAGAGCAAGTCGCCAGAGGGCAGAACCACCACGCCGACTCCCTTGCCACCTTAGCATCATCAATAGCAAATATGATACCCCGATTGATTAGAGTTGAATTGGTGAATGAGCAAGCATCAGTGTGA